In the genome of Capra hircus breed San Clemente chromosome 17, ASM170441v1, whole genome shotgun sequence, one region contains:
- the GLTP gene encoding glycolipid transfer protein isoform X2, with amino-acid sequence MLRGSRDCLGSPVFTPIKADISGNITKIKAVYDTNPTKFRTLQNILEVEKEMYGAEWPKVGATLALMWLKRGLRFIQVFLQSICDGERDENHPNLIRVNATKAYEMALKKYHGWIVQKIFQAALYAAPYKSDFLKALSKGQNVTEEECLEKVRLFLVNYTATIDVIYEMYTRMNAELNYKV; translated from the exons ATGCTTCGGGGGAGTCGCG ATTGCCTCGGCTCCCCAGTGTTTACTCCCATCAAGGCGGACATAAGTGGCAACATCACT AAAATCAAAGCTGTCTATGATACCAACCCGACCAAGTTCCGGACCCTGCAGAACATCCTGGAGGTGGAGAAGGAGATGTACGGGGCCGAGTGGCCCAAAGTGGGGGCCACGCTGGCACTGATGTGGCTGAAGAG AGGCCTGCGCTTCATCCAGGTCTTCCTCCAGAGCATCTGCGACGGCGAGCGGGACGAGAACCACCCCAACCTCATCCGCGTCAACGCCACCAAGGCCTATGAGATGGCCCTCAAGAAGTACCACGGCTGGATTGTGCAGAAGATCTTCCAG GCAGCGCTGTATGCGGCCCCCTATAAGTCCGACTTCCTCAAAGCGCTCTCCAAGGGCCAGAACGTGACAGAGGAGGAATGCCTGGAGAAGGTCCGCCTCTTCCTGGTCAATTACACGGCCACCATCGACGTCATCTACGAGATGTACACCAGGATGAACGCCGAGCTCAACTACAAGGTGTAG